From the genome of Syntrophorhabdaceae bacterium:
AGGTTGAGCTTTGTCCTCACTACCTGCCTCAACAGCCTTAAATCCCTGTCCTTTATATGCCTTCTGTCCTCTCTAAGGTGTATTATAATACCGGATGCACCTGCCATCTCTGCAATCCCTGCTGCATATACAGGGTCTGGGAAATATGTCCCCCTTGCCTCTCTTATAGTTGCCACATGATCGATATTCACCATTAAATCCGGCATATCATCCCTCCTCTTATAATATCAAAATATCTTTCATAACCTCTAAAGATTCCACTAATTCGTATTCAAACCCAATAAACACCATTAGCGTTTCCCGCCATGCTCCGTTAACAAACCCGATAATCTTGAATTTATATCCTTTTTAAAATAACCCTTATTGTCTCTGGCCTTATCTTTTTAATTACCATGCCCTTTGTATCAACGGTTATGTCAATCTCTTCCTCTTCATGTAAAAAATTGCCGTCGATGATATTTGTTTCTATGGTTTCTCTATTATTAAGGGTATCTTTTGTGCCTTCTATTAATACAAAATTGGGATGCCATGATTTAATCTTGTATATGCCCTCCCACCTTTTGTCAAGCTTTACTATTACTCTCAGCCTCTTTTCTATGATCCCTTCTATGTCCAAGTTTATGTAATCCGGTTTAAAGGTATCTAATTTTATGCCGTTGGGAAGATTGATATTATCTTTGGAGAGATTTATTGAATGTTTGCCTTGTTTTATTCCTGCAAGATCTACTGTTATCTTTAAATCCTTCAGCTTCATATTTTTCATAACAGAGACAGGGCCGCTTAGTGATAATAATACGTGATCGGGCTCTATATTTCTAACTATATACTGTTTTTCCAGATTGTTAAAGATTACCGGAATCGACACGGTCATCTTTGTATCCCCAGTGTATGAAACAGCAAACCAGAATAATATGGCAAGTATTAATGCCAAGAGTTTAAGTTTTATATCCTTGAGTATATATTCTCTTAATATGTTCACTTTCTCTTTCTCAATAGGTCTTTTAGTGCTACCTTGAGTGTTTCACCGTTTAATTTAGTGTAAATATCCCCTTTATATGTGTATGAAATATTGCCGCTTTCCTCAGATACCACAATAGTCACTGCGTCTGTAATCTCTGATATGCCTATTGCTGCCCTGTGCCTTGTTCCAAAGGTCTTATCTATATCCTCTCTCTGGGTGAGAGGAAGTATACAACCTGCTGCCCTTATCCTCCCTTCCCTTATTATGGTGGCACCATCATGTAGAGGTGAGCTTGTATGAAATATACTCAATAGAAGTTCGGTATTCACTTCTGCATCAAGCCTTATACCGATCTCCATAAACTCTTCCAATCCCACGTCCCTCTCTATTACGATAAGCGCCCCTATCTTTCTCTTGCTCATGATAACACATGCATTTACAATGTTATCGTAAAACAAGCTCTCTTCAAGGTATGTAATCCTTCTTAAAAAAGGGCTTCTACCCAAGGCAAGGAGCATCCTCCTGATGTCGTCTTGGAAGATAACCACCACTATGATGATAAGTGAACCTACAAAATTACCGAGTATCCAATTAAGGGTAAAAAGTTCGAGTTTTTTTGAAACGTAAAAGACAAATAGAATTATTATAAGGCCTACTATTAATTGTATTGACCTTGTTCCTTTAATGAATACAAGTATCCTGTATATGATAAAAGATACTATTAATATATCAATAATGTCTTGCCATCTGATGTTGTATATCATGACCTCATTATTGCATCTACAAGTTTTATTACCTTAAATGCCTTTTTTACATCATGAACCCTTACTATATCTGCACCGTTCCAGATGGAAATGGCTATGCTTGCCAGTGTCCCTTCAATCCTTTCATGGAGTTCTGATTCTGTCACAGTGCCTATAAAGGATTTCATAGATGTTCCTATAAGTATAGGCATACCCAATTCTTTGAATGCCTTTAACTCTTTTATGATCCTTAGGTTATCCTCTACCCTCTTACCAAACCCTATCCCTGGATCGAGTATTATTTTTCCATCATCTATACCTTTAGCTCTTGCAAATTCAATTCTTTCTGAAAAGAAATCCTTTATTTCAGAAATTACATCATCATAATAAGGATCTTTTTGCATATCCTTGGGCGTCCCCTTTATATGCATGATTACAGCATAGGCACCAAGTCTGGCTATTGTCTCTGCCATTTTACTATCAAAACCAAGACCGCTTATATCATTTACGATCTCTGCCCCTGCCTTACAGGCATTCTCTGCCACTTCTGCTCTATATGTATCTACTGATATGGTGATATCAGACCTTAACCTGATAGCCTCTATAACAGGTATAACCCTTCTAAGCTCTTCTTGAACATCAACAGGCTCTGAAAATGGTCTTGTGGATTCCCCGCCCACATCTATAATGTCTGCGCCATCTTCTATCATCTTGAGGGCATGTTTTAATGCCTCATCTTTTTTCAAATACTGACCGCCATCAAAAAAGGAGTCAGGTGTTACATTCAAAATCCCCATAATAAGGGGTCTGCCTTTATGCAGTAGCCCCTTTTTCACCTGTTGTTTCCCTTATGATGTCATCTATCTCCTGTCCATCGAGAGATTCCTTTTCAAGCAATCTGTTTGCTATTGCGTGGAGGGTTTCTATATTGTTTGTGAGTATATTGCGCGCCCTTTCAAAAGAACTATTGACTATATTCCGTAACTCCTCATCTATCTCCTGTGCCGTCTTTTCGCTGAAATCACGGTGTCGGGCAATTTCCTTGCCGAGAAAGATATGTTCTTCGTTTTTGCCATAGCTAAGAGGGCCCAGCTTGTCGCTCATACCCCATTCACATAACATCTTTCTTGCTATCTCTGTAGCACGCTCGATATCATTTCCTGCACCAGTTGTCTCATGATTTAGAACAATTTGTTCAGCGGCCCTGCCACCAAGAAGAATTGTTATATTATCAAGGAGGTATTCCTTTGGATAAGTGTGTCTTTCATCTATAGGTAATTGCTGTGTGATACCCAATGCCCTTCCTCTTGGTATGATGGTAACTTTATGTATAGGATCTGCATTAGGTAGCATCTTTGCCACAAGGGCATGGCCTGCCTCATGATAGGCTGTATTTTTACGTTCCTGGAAGGGGATGATCATACTCCGCCTCTCTACACCCATGAGTACTTTATCTTTCGCATGTTCAAAGTCTTCCATTTCAATGGCTTTCTTGGATTTTCTGGCAGCGATAAGGGCTGCCTCATTTACAAGATTCTCGAGGTCTGCCCCTGAAAAACCAGGTGTGCCTCTGGCTATGATGGAAAGATCCACTTTACTATCTATGACCGTCTTTCTTGTATGAACCTTGAGGATTGCCTCTCTACCCTTTACATCTGGAGTAGATACAACTACCTGTCTGTCAAACCTTCCCGGTCTTAAAAGTGCCGGGTCTAATACATCAGGTCTATTTGTAGCAGACATGACAATGACGCCCTCATTGGATTCAAATCCGTCCATTTCTACAAGGAGTTGATTTAATGTCTGTTCCCTTTCGTCGTGGCCACCCCCAAGTCCTGCGCCCCTATGTCTCCCTACAGCATCTATTTCATCGATAAAAATTATGCAGGGCGCATTCTTTTTTCCCTGATTAAATAGGTCTCTCACACGGGATGCACCGACACCAACAAACATCTCCACAAAGTCTGAACCGCTTATGGAGAAAAACGGGACATTTGCTTCGCCTGCTATGGCCTTTGCAAGGAGCGTCTTACCTGTGCCTGGAGGTCCAACAAGCAAAACACCCTTTGGTATCCTTCCCCCGAGTTTTGTAAACTTTTTAGGGTCTGTTAAGAATTCTATAATCTCCTGGAGTTCCTCTTTTGCCTCCTCAATTCCTGCCACATCCTTAAACGTTACCTTATTTTCCTTGCTTGTAAATAATCTTGCCCTGCTTTTGCCGAATGCCATGGCTTTACCGCCCCCTGATTGCATCTGCCTCATAAAAAATATCCACACGCCTATAAGAAGTAGCATGGGGAACCATGATATAAAAATATTCTGCCAGAACCCTGATTCCTCATCGGGTTTTGCATGGATCTTTACATTATGCTCCCTTAAAATCTTCATCAATTCCGGGTCATCAGGGGCATAGCTCTTAAATTCTTTTCCGTCCTTATAGGTGCCATAAATGTTTTTTCCCTGTATGGTTACAGAGATTATATTATTGGACTTAACAGCCTCAACAAAATCACTGAATATAACCTGTTCATAGGTTCTTTTTGGTTTGTAATATATATTGAAGATAAAAAGTCCGAGGAGCACAATAAAAAGCCAGATAAAGATATTTTTATTTATAGGATTTGTGTTGGGGTTTTTAGCCATAAAAGGTTTTTACCATAGAAAGCCTTTATTTTTCAATATATATTCATTTTTGAATAAAATTTGACAAACATGATATTGTATTCTATCATAGTTAAAATGGCAGAATTAAGAAAAGACCCGGTTACAGGCAATTGGTGTGTAGTAGGTTATACCATCCTTAAAGGCTCATCTGTTGGAATATGCCCGTTCTGTCCCGGCAATGAGCAATTAACCCCCCCTACCATCAAAGACATTAAAAACAAAGATGGTGCATGGGCTGTCCGTTGTTTCCCTGCATCTAATCCCATATTTGTCATCGAGGTAGGGGAAAACAAGAGGGCTGAAGGCATTTATGATAAGATGGGTAATGTGGGTGCCCACGAGATCATTGTGGAACATCCTGTGCATAATATGACTATGTCAAGCTTTACAGAGGAGGATTATGATTTTCTCCTTAGAATGTATGAAGACAGGATTGCCGATCTAAAAAAGGACAAGAGATTTAAATACATCCTCATATTTAAAAACCATGGAGAGCTTGCAGGTTCATATATATTTCATCCCCACTCACATGTCCTTGCTACACCCATAATACCCCAGAGATTAGAACTCGAACTCTATCACTCAAAACTCCATTTTCAAAAAAAGGATAGATGCCTTTTCTGTGACATAGTATCCCAGGAGATAAAACAGAATAAAAGGATAGTGAGCATAAACAACAACTTTATAGCATTTTGTCCTTTTGCCTCGAGATTCCCCTTTGAGGTTTGGATTATGCCCCGTTTTCACAGCGCCCATTTTGAACAATTAGGCGGAGATGACATAAAAATGGATTTGGGGCTAATTATAATGGGGATTATGAAAAGGATAGAGAGGCTTACAAATGCCTATACCATTGTAGTCCATACATCGCCTAATATAAGAACATTCCAGGACAACCATGAAGATTTATTGCTGATTGACCAACATTTTCACTGGCATATAGAGATACTACCAAGAGACATTAGATCATCAAAATACAAAAGAGAAGATGAGTTCTATGTAGTTCCCACCACTCCAGAAGAGTCTGCCAGTATGTTGAGGTCAGAAAGGGTTTAGGGTTTAATATGAACAGGATGCTTTTTTGGTTTATCTTCGGTGTTTTCTTTGCACTTTCCATTACCATGATTGTCTTTGGCATAATTTCATTAAGCCATGTATTCCATCACCGTGAAAACGCCGTATTCGGCTCATTCATCTTTGGTATTGTTCTTATACTGGTTGGGGGTGGGCTACTCTCTTCAACAATAGCAGAGACTATCCACAGACTGAGGCAAAAATAAGCCATTCTTTTCATCAAAAGACACCAGAAAGGTCTAAAAAGGCATACGTAAATTTTTTGAAAAAATCTCTTGACAAATAAATACGCTAAATATAGTATACATATTTAGTAAACATACTAAATATTGGGGTATATAATACTTTAGGGGGAAAAATGGAGACTACAGATTTAAATCTTTTTGTAAGGACATCTGAGGAGACACTATCTGATTGGAGCAGGGACAGGATAGTCCATGCCCTTATGAAAGAGACCCTTATAGATGAAGAGACAGCCCAGGAGATCAGCAAAGAGGTAGAACAGACCATAAGAAAGTCAGGGGTCAAGATGGTTACAGCACCCCTGATAAGGGAACTCGTCAATGCAAAACTCATAGAGAAAGGCCTTGAGACCGCCAGAAAGATGCATACAAGGCTCGGTATGCCCATCTATGACGTAGATAGCCTTATCCTTCACCCAAATAAAGAAAACGCCAATGTCCCCCATGGGCCAGAGGCAACCAACCTTACCCTTGCCGAGAGGATAAAGAAGGAGTATGCTCTACTGTCGGTATTTTCCCAGGATGTGGCTGATGCCCATATGAACGGTGACATCCATCTCCATGACCTGGGGTTTATTGACAGGCCTTACTGCAGTGGCCAGTCCCTTGAATATATAAAAAGGTTTGGCCTCAATCTACCCCACTCCCTATCCATGGCAAAACCGGCAAAACACCCAGAGGTGCTCCTTGCCCATCTCATAAAGTTTGCCGCAGCCCTCCAGAGTAATTTTGCAGGTGCAATAGGTTGGGATGCCATAAATATATTCTTTGCACCTTATCTGGAAGGTATGAGCGACAATGATGTGAAACAACTGGCCCAGATGCTCATCTTTGAATTTTCCCAGCAGGCAGTGGCCAGAGGTGGACAGGCAATATTCTCTGATATAAATCTCTATTGGGAGGTGCCAAAACACTTTGAAAACACCCCTGCCATAGGGCCTGGCGGCACATATACAGGAAAGACATACGGTGAATACGAGAAAGAGGCACAGAGATTTGTCTGGAAACTCTTTGAAGTATATCAAGAAGGAGATGGCGCAGGAAGACCGTTTTTCTTCCCAAAACCCATAGTGCACATCACTGAAAAGTTTTTCAAGACAGAAGGATGGCAGGACTTTCTGTATCACATATGCAATGTAGCATCGGACAAAGGTAACACCTATTTTGTATTCGATAGGGGAGAGACCGCTAAGATTTCCGAGTGCTGCAGATTAAGCTTTAAGCTTGAAGAGAGGGACCTAAGGGATGCTAAAGAACCTTGGAGGATGAGATACTGTGCCCTTCAAAATGTCTCCCTTAATCTGCCCAGGATAGCATATCTGGCTAAAGGCGATGACACGAGATTATTTAATCTTCTCACAGAGAGGTTTATTCTTGCCGTAAAGGCTCACAAGGAAAAGAGGTCATTCCTTGAAAAACTCCTTGCCTTAGGTGAGGATGGACCTTTATCACTTCTCACCATGAAACAGGATGACATGCCATATCTCAGGTTTGACCTGGCATCCCACCTTATCGGTATGGTGGGATTGAACGAGATGGTGCAGATTCATACTGGCCAGGAACTCCATTCATCAAAACAGGCACTAAAGTTCGGACTCAATATTATATCCCATATGAATCTTCTCACAGACAAGATAAAAAAGAGTGAAAAGATAAAGGTTGTTTTAGAACAAACTCCTGCTGAAAGCACAAGCTACAGGTTTGCAAAACTTGACCTGAGGTATTTCTCCCCTGCATCAGGCAGAGTTGTAAAGGGCGATATAGCCTCAGGTGAGATATATTATACAAATTCAACCCATCTTAATGTCCATGCACCTATGAATCCCATAGAGAGGGTCACCAATGAAGGTAAATTTCACCCGTTAATAGAAGCAGGTTCTATATCCCACATATGGCTCGGTGAAGCACATCCCACAAAAGAGGCAATTGCCGACTTTGTGATAAAGACATTCAAATATACGAAAAATGACCAGATTGCCTTTTCACCTGAATTCACCACCTGTAATAGGTGCCACAGGACATCAAGGGGATTAAGGGATATGTGTGAATACTGTAATTCCAGAGATGTGGATGGTATCACAAGGATTACAGGATATTTCACAAAGGTTTCAAGTTGGAACAAAGGTAAACTCGGTGAATTAAAGGACAGATACAGAAATGAAGAATATTTTAGCAGCATGTCGCGTGCAATAAATGAATAGACAAAGGGGGATTTGTTATGAACACAGTAAAGATCTTCTATAAAGACGATTGTCCCATGTGCCCTATGGCAAAGAGGCTAAAAGATCGTCTTGTCCAAGAAAACATCACGGTGTCAGAATACAATGTGGAGACGGCAAAAGGTCTTGCAGAGGCCACCTTTTATGATGTTATGGCACTGCCTACCATTATCATCGAAGATGTCCATGAAAACGAACTTAGTCGCTGGAGAGGCATGGTGCCTAAGTTGGAAGAGGTAATAAATGCCGTTAAAAGCCCATAATATACCTATAAAGGGATTTATAGAAACAAGCTTTATTGACTGGAGGGGGCATCTTTCATCTGTCCTCTTTACAGGTGGATGTAACTTTAGATGCCCTTATTGTCATAATTCAGACCTGGTTCTAAAACACGAGAGCCTGGATGATATACCATTAGATTTTATCCTCTTAAGACTTAAAAAATTCAAAAGATGGGTAGACCATCTGGTAATTACCGGTGGAGAGCCTACTATCCATAAAGGCCTGGAGGATCTCATAAGGACGTTTAAAAAACAAGAGATGTCTGTAAAACTTGATACAAACGGTTCAAATCCCCATATGTTAAAAAGGCTGGTATACCATGGTATGATAGACTATATTGCCATGGATATAAAAGGACCTATTGAAGGGTATCACAGGTGGTGTGGCACAAAGGTAGATATAGAAAAGATAAAAGAGAGTATTAGGTTCATAATGGAGGGCAAGATAGATTATGAGTTCAGAATGACTGTGGTGCCTTTTCTCCATAAGGAAAAGGATATATACGAGGTAGCCCGTTATATTTCAGGTGCAAAGAGGTTCTATATCCAGAATTTCAAGCCAAATAATACCCTTGACCCTTCATATATGACCATAAAACCGTTTCCACCAGACAAGATAAAAGAGATAAAGGATAATGTGGCAAAATACATTGGCACTGGGGACAGTTCTGCAGCGCTTTAAGCCTTTTTTCTCCTTGTAAATATCCCTGCAAGCATTATTACAAAAATATATGCAGTAACAGGCCAAATAGGATGGATAACTTTATACATCCCTGAAATAAAAGAGAAAAATAGGATTAAAACTGTTCCTGCAAGGGACAAAAAGGCATAGATACTCTTTATACCCTTAAATATCCATCCTGAAAAAACTATATATACAATGGCACTTAGAAGCACGGCGATCCATGTAACCTCCCTCAATATCTCCTTGACAAAAAAACCGAGACCCAAAGACACTGCTCCTATTATAAGGGTTGTTATGCGGGATATGGATAGAAGGGCCCTGTCGTTATCTACTTTAAAGATAGGGGCAATATAACCTTTTACAGCAAGGGTGGTGGCGCCCATTAAAAAAGGTGAACCTGAACTCATAAGGGGTGCCCACATGCTCAATAGAAAAAACACAGCGATATAAGGCGGGACAATCTCAAGGAGGATAGGCAAGGCAGATATGGAGGGTATTTGAGGATATATACCTTTTGCCACAATTCCACAAAGCGCAGCCATGATCACCACAGGGATAGCTATTAAATTCCCTATAATTATACCTTTTTTGCCATCCTTGAGGGTTTTTGCAGAGGATGCTGTATTGATAACAGGTTGAGCAAGAACCCCAAGGGTAAAATTGATATATGCCCATCCAAGGGCCTGGGTAATACCCAGATCACCAAAGGGCTGAAAATAATGGGTATGGGTAACCATCTGGCATAAGGCATCTGTATGGAATATTACATATAGACCCCCTAAAAAGATCCCCAGGATAATAGCACATATATGGATCAGATTTGTATAGGCAGTGGCCACAAAACCACCAAGGAAATTATAGAGCGTAAAGACTACTGCGGTTATCACCATGCCCCATTGAAAAGACACCTTTCCTTTAAGGATAACAGAGAGTATTGCCCCTCCACCTACTATCTGCATGGTTACCACCCATATGGAGAAGACAAGCTGAAGGATCCCTGCAAATTTTGCCGTCTTTTTATCATAGAGGCTACCTACCACATCAAGGATTGAATAGGTCTTTTTACCAGAGATGATCCTTTCAAGGAGGATTGCAACAGCAATCATGGCAATCCATATGCCCATCTGAAACCACAGGGCGCTAATGCCGTGGATGTATGCACCCTGGGCCATACCTACAATAGAGACCCCACCGATCCATGTCCCTGCAATGAGCACCGAAATAAATGGCACAGATAGCCCCCTCGATGCCACAAGATATGCCTCAGATGACCTGGATTTCCTTGTTACATAAACCCCTGTGAACCATAATAAGCAGATGTAACCTAATATGGAAATAAGATATATGCCCTGCATTTATCTCTTACTGAAGAAGGCATTGAGCCTTTCTTTGAATAATGGATCTGTTGCCAGTTCAGATACATATTGCTTTTCCTTATCAAGGTGGATATCAAGCCCGAAATAGCATGAGTTATTCACAAGGTCCTTGAATCTGCCTATAGTTTCCATGGGCAGCGACTTTAAGTTTTGGATTAATGAGAGGAGTT
Proteins encoded in this window:
- a CDS encoding CdaR family protein; the protein is MNILREYILKDIKLKLLALILAILFWFAVSYTGDTKMTVSIPVIFNNLEKQYIVRNIEPDHVLLSLSGPVSVMKNMKLKDLKITVDLAGIKQGKHSINLSKDNINLPNGIKLDTFKPDYINLDIEGIIEKRLRVIVKLDKRWEGIYKIKSWHPNFVLIEGTKDTLNNRETIETNIIDGNFLHEEEEIDITVDTKGMVIKKIRPETIRVILKRI
- the cdaA gene encoding diadenylate cyclase CdaA, which encodes MIYNIRWQDIIDILIVSFIIYRILVFIKGTRSIQLIVGLIIILFVFYVSKKLELFTLNWILGNFVGSLIIIVVVIFQDDIRRMLLALGRSPFLRRITYLEESLFYDNIVNACVIMSKRKIGALIVIERDVGLEEFMEIGIRLDAEVNTELLLSIFHTSSPLHDGATIIREGRIRAAGCILPLTQREDIDKTFGTRHRAAIGISEITDAVTIVVSEESGNISYTYKGDIYTKLNGETLKVALKDLLRKRK
- the folP gene encoding dihydropteroate synthase, whose product is MKKGLLHKGRPLIMGILNVTPDSFFDGGQYLKKDEALKHALKMIEDGADIIDVGGESTRPFSEPVDVQEELRRVIPVIEAIRLRSDITISVDTYRAEVAENACKAGAEIVNDISGLGFDSKMAETIARLGAYAVIMHIKGTPKDMQKDPYYDDVISEIKDFFSERIEFARAKGIDDGKIILDPGIGFGKRVEDNLRIIKELKAFKELGMPILIGTSMKSFIGTVTESELHERIEGTLASIAISIWNGADIVRVHDVKKAFKVIKLVDAIMRS
- the ftsH gene encoding ATP-dependent zinc metalloprotease FtsH, with product MAKNPNTNPINKNIFIWLFIVLLGLFIFNIYYKPKRTYEQVIFSDFVEAVKSNNIISVTIQGKNIYGTYKDGKEFKSYAPDDPELMKILREHNVKIHAKPDEESGFWQNIFISWFPMLLLIGVWIFFMRQMQSGGGKAMAFGKSRARLFTSKENKVTFKDVAGIEEAKEELQEIIEFLTDPKKFTKLGGRIPKGVLLVGPPGTGKTLLAKAIAGEANVPFFSISGSDFVEMFVGVGASRVRDLFNQGKKNAPCIIFIDEIDAVGRHRGAGLGGGHDEREQTLNQLLVEMDGFESNEGVIVMSATNRPDVLDPALLRPGRFDRQVVVSTPDVKGREAILKVHTRKTVIDSKVDLSIIARGTPGFSGADLENLVNEAALIAARKSKKAIEMEDFEHAKDKVLMGVERRSMIIPFQERKNTAYHEAGHALVAKMLPNADPIHKVTIIPRGRALGITQQLPIDERHTYPKEYLLDNITILLGGRAAEQIVLNHETTGAGNDIERATEIARKMLCEWGMSDKLGPLSYGKNEEHIFLGKEIARHRDFSEKTAQEIDEELRNIVNSSFERARNILTNNIETLHAIANRLLEKESLDGQEIDDIIRETTGEKGATA
- a CDS encoding DUF4931 domain-containing protein codes for the protein MAELRKDPVTGNWCVVGYTILKGSSVGICPFCPGNEQLTPPTIKDIKNKDGAWAVRCFPASNPIFVIEVGENKRAEGIYDKMGNVGAHEIIVEHPVHNMTMSSFTEEDYDFLLRMYEDRIADLKKDKRFKYILIFKNHGELAGSYIFHPHSHVLATPIIPQRLELELYHSKLHFQKKDRCLFCDIVSQEIKQNKRIVSINNNFIAFCPFASRFPFEVWIMPRFHSAHFEQLGGDDIKMDLGLIIMGIMKRIERLTNAYTIVVHTSPNIRTFQDNHEDLLLIDQHFHWHIEILPRDIRSSKYKREDEFYVVPTTPEESASMLRSERV
- the nrdD gene encoding anaerobic ribonucleoside-triphosphate reductase, which produces METTDLNLFVRTSEETLSDWSRDRIVHALMKETLIDEETAQEISKEVEQTIRKSGVKMVTAPLIRELVNAKLIEKGLETARKMHTRLGMPIYDVDSLILHPNKENANVPHGPEATNLTLAERIKKEYALLSVFSQDVADAHMNGDIHLHDLGFIDRPYCSGQSLEYIKRFGLNLPHSLSMAKPAKHPEVLLAHLIKFAAALQSNFAGAIGWDAINIFFAPYLEGMSDNDVKQLAQMLIFEFSQQAVARGGQAIFSDINLYWEVPKHFENTPAIGPGGTYTGKTYGEYEKEAQRFVWKLFEVYQEGDGAGRPFFFPKPIVHITEKFFKTEGWQDFLYHICNVASDKGNTYFVFDRGETAKISECCRLSFKLEERDLRDAKEPWRMRYCALQNVSLNLPRIAYLAKGDDTRLFNLLTERFILAVKAHKEKRSFLEKLLALGEDGPLSLLTMKQDDMPYLRFDLASHLIGMVGLNEMVQIHTGQELHSSKQALKFGLNIISHMNLLTDKIKKSEKIKVVLEQTPAESTSYRFAKLDLRYFSPASGRVVKGDIASGEIYYTNSTHLNVHAPMNPIERVTNEGKFHPLIEAGSISHIWLGEAHPTKEAIADFVIKTFKYTKNDQIAFSPEFTTCNRCHRTSRGLRDMCEYCNSRDVDGITRITGYFTKVSSWNKGKLGELKDRYRNEEYFSSMSRAINE
- a CDS encoding thioredoxin family protein, with protein sequence MNTVKIFYKDDCPMCPMAKRLKDRLVQENITVSEYNVETAKGLAEATFYDVMALPTIIIEDVHENELSRWRGMVPKLEEVINAVKSP
- a CDS encoding anaerobic ribonucleoside-triphosphate reductase activating protein yields the protein MPLKAHNIPIKGFIETSFIDWRGHLSSVLFTGGCNFRCPYCHNSDLVLKHESLDDIPLDFILLRLKKFKRWVDHLVITGGEPTIHKGLEDLIRTFKKQEMSVKLDTNGSNPHMLKRLVYHGMIDYIAMDIKGPIEGYHRWCGTKVDIEKIKESIRFIMEGKIDYEFRMTVVPFLHKEKDIYEVARYISGAKRFYIQNFKPNNTLDPSYMTIKPFPPDKIKEIKDNVAKYIGTGDSSAAL